A genomic segment from Halobellus litoreus encodes:
- a CDS encoding HalOD1 output domain-containing protein, which yields MTPDLVDDLCWHIVTTVADERDVEPEQIDDRLYDVIDVESLAHLVDQARSSESIDLSVSFRMAGCFVTVTGEETVRATAPN from the coding sequence ATGACACCGGACTTGGTTGACGACCTCTGCTGGCACATCGTCACGACGGTCGCCGACGAACGCGACGTAGAACCCGAACAGATCGACGACAGACTGTACGACGTGATCGACGTCGAATCGCTGGCACACCTCGTCGATCAGGCGCGCAGTTCCGAGTCGATCGACCTATCCGTTTCATTTCGGATGGCCGGGTGTTTCGTCACGGTGACCGGCGAAGAGACCGTCCGGGCGACCGCTCCGAACTGA